From Virgibacillus ihumii, the proteins below share one genomic window:
- the hpt gene encoding hypoxanthine phosphoribosyltransferase, translating to MHSDIEKILITEEEIAQKCADLGKQLTEEYDGRFPLAIGVLKGAMPFMSDILRRVETHLEMDFMDVSSYGGKMRSSGEVKIVKDLDTKVEGRDLLIIEDIIDSGLTLSYLVDLFKYRKANSIKIVTLLDKPSGRTAHIKADIIGFEVPNEFVVGYGLDYEEKYRNLPYIGVLKPKIYGGEE from the coding sequence ATGCATAGTGATATTGAAAAAATATTAATTACAGAGGAAGAGATTGCACAAAAATGTGCAGACCTTGGAAAACAGCTTACCGAGGAATATGATGGCAGGTTCCCGTTGGCAATTGGCGTGCTGAAAGGAGCAATGCCTTTCATGTCAGACATCCTGCGTCGGGTGGAAACACATCTGGAAATGGATTTTATGGATGTATCCAGCTATGGCGGCAAAATGCGATCTTCTGGTGAGGTTAAGATTGTAAAAGACCTGGATACGAAAGTGGAAGGCCGTGATTTGCTGATCATTGAGGATATTATCGACAGTGGGCTGACACTGAGTTATTTGGTGGATCTGTTTAAGTACCGGAAAGCAAACTCCATCAAAATTGTTACCCTGCTTGATAAACCGTCCGGACGTACGGCACATATTAAAGCGGACATAATCGGTTTTGAGGTGCCAAATGAATTTGTTGTAGGCTATGGACTTGATTATGAGGAAAAATACCGCAACCTCCCATATATCGGAGTGCTGAAGCCAAAGATCTATGGCGGCGAAGAATAA
- a CDS encoding VWA domain-containing protein: MKKGTLKQILLITDGCSNKGENPAATAALAYQQGISVNVIGIMEDDQTEQPEGFQEVEEIAMSGGGVSQIVYKQSLSQTVKTVTQQAMTQTLQGFVNKELKQILGSEQSMEDIEPEKRGEIMEVVEDMGETCDLEVLVMVDTSASMHNKLPTVKEALIDLSVSLNARIGRNRFCIYSFPGRRTEIQKVFDWSPKLDSISTVFPKLTSGGITPTGPAIREAIYQFSRKSLLRSFEDENEQGTEETWH, from the coding sequence ATGAAAAAAGGCACGCTAAAGCAAATATTGCTGATTACGGATGGCTGCTCAAATAAAGGTGAAAATCCTGCTGCAACTGCTGCTCTTGCGTATCAGCAGGGAATCTCGGTAAATGTAATCGGAATTATGGAAGACGATCAGACGGAGCAGCCTGAGGGGTTTCAGGAAGTGGAAGAAATTGCAATGTCGGGTGGTGGTGTCAGCCAGATCGTTTATAAGCAATCATTGTCACAAACGGTGAAAACAGTGACACAGCAGGCGATGACACAGACGTTGCAGGGATTTGTTAATAAGGAGTTAAAGCAAATACTGGGCTCCGAACAGTCGATGGAAGATATTGAACCTGAAAAACGTGGAGAAATTATGGAAGTTGTTGAGGATATGGGGGAAACGTGTGATTTGGAAGTGCTTGTAATGGTCGATACAAGTGCAAGTATGCATAACAAACTGCCGACAGTGAAGGAAGCGCTGATTGATCTGTCTGTAAGCTTGAATGCACGCATTGGCCGCAACCGCTTTTGTATTTACAGTTTCCCGGGCAGACGCACCGAAATTCAGAAAGTATTTGACTGGTCACCAAAGCTTGACTCCATTTCAACGGTCTTTCCCAAATTGACCAGTGGGGGGATTACGCCGACAGGACCGGCAATTCGTGAAGCAATCTACCAGTTTAGCCGGAAAAGCTTGTTAAGGAGTTTCGAAGATGAAAATGAACAAGGCACGGAAGAAACCTGGCACTGA
- a CDS encoding protein kinase domain-containing protein, giving the protein MKMNKARKKPGTELLPGTVITGKWHKTRYIIRRKLGSGAVGSVYLCEYNGKKAALKISENNASITMEVNVLKAFQKVQGSRLGPYLLDVDDVEYGRGQIYSFYVMEYMQGELLTNFIMRHGNEWIGVFLLQLLDDLEQLHDNGWVFGDFKTENLLVIPSPPRVRWIDVGGTTQIGRSVKEYTEFYDRGYWGMGTRKAEPSYDLFALVMVFLSVCYPKRFEKGPNPKATLMKKLDEAKLLSVYKGTLKRAVLGSYQSSAQMKSDVTKILNNIRVSRSGNHSGKESLLVETGGIAAVSALFYLSSLLL; this is encoded by the coding sequence ATGAAAATGAACAAGGCACGGAAGAAACCTGGCACTGAACTGCTGCCGGGAACAGTAATTACCGGCAAATGGCATAAAACGCGGTATATAATCAGAAGAAAGCTTGGCAGCGGCGCGGTTGGCAGTGTGTATTTATGTGAATATAACGGAAAAAAAGCGGCATTGAAAATAAGCGAAAACAATGCATCGATAACGATGGAGGTAAATGTCCTTAAAGCGTTTCAAAAGGTCCAGGGAAGCCGCCTTGGGCCTTATTTGCTTGATGTTGATGATGTTGAGTACGGAAGAGGACAAATTTACTCCTTTTATGTGATGGAATACATGCAAGGCGAATTACTGACAAATTTTATTATGCGTCATGGAAATGAGTGGATTGGTGTCTTTTTGCTGCAGCTCCTGGATGATCTGGAACAACTGCATGATAATGGGTGGGTATTTGGTGATTTTAAAACGGAAAACCTGCTTGTCATACCATCACCGCCCAGAGTGCGCTGGATTGATGTTGGCGGGACCACTCAAATCGGCAGGTCTGTTAAGGAGTATACGGAATTTTACGACCGAGGGTATTGGGGGATGGGTACGAGAAAAGCCGAACCAAGCTATGACCTTTTTGCACTTGTCATGGTGTTTTTATCTGTATGTTATCCAAAACGTTTTGAGAAAGGGCCGAATCCAAAGGCTACCCTTATGAAAAAGTTGGATGAGGCCAAGCTGTTATCTGTATATAAAGGTACATTAAAAAGGGCAGTTTTGGGAAGCTATCAATCAAGTGCACAAATGAAAAGTGATGTTACAAAAATATTGAACAATATTCGGGTTTCAAGATCCGGAAACCATTCCGGCAAGGAATCATTACTTGTGGAAACAGGAGGAATCGCAGCTGTCTCGGCACTATTTTACCTCTCATCACTGTTGCTGTAG
- the tilS gene encoding tRNA lysidine(34) synthetase TilS: protein MIEKVQTFMRQHQLLNENSTVLIGVSGGPDSMALLHFFNTIKEVWNLTIIVVSADHQLRGMESLNDLEYVRQVCDKWNIQFVGTSLDVPTYKEEDKLGTQLAARKLRYAFFEEQMYRFNADCLALGHHGDDQVETMLMAFVRSADPASISGIPVTRRFAGGVIVRPFLCLTKDELEMYCRQHQIAPRRDPSNEETIYTRNFFRKQLLPLFKERNRNIHNTVQHLSEALQEDEHFLTDEAAKMVQEIVNVDRKNRKVTFQSTEFSAFPHSLQRRAYHLILNYLYEKLPKNLSYVHERKFFDLLAKSSGNTQIDFPDNLKLKKMYKTFVFSFGDNNKNPTLSPTTIEIPGKINWYGGKVTAFYTEIPDERSDMCYACGSEEVALPLHIRTRRDGDRMYWRGLQGSKKLKDIFIDAKVPLPERDTWPVIVDDNGAVLWLVGLKKGIPARQLENNDTYIQLVFRR, encoded by the coding sequence ATGATTGAAAAAGTGCAAACGTTTATGAGACAGCATCAGTTGCTGAACGAGAATTCGACTGTATTGATTGGTGTGTCCGGTGGTCCGGATTCCATGGCACTTCTTCATTTTTTTAATACCATCAAAGAAGTCTGGAACTTGACGATTATTGTTGTCTCTGCAGATCATCAGCTGCGCGGTATGGAATCGTTGAATGATCTTGAGTATGTCCGGCAAGTTTGTGACAAATGGAATATTCAATTTGTTGGAACCTCCTTGGATGTACCAACGTATAAGGAAGAGGATAAGCTTGGGACACAGCTTGCAGCCAGAAAACTGAGATATGCATTTTTTGAAGAACAGATGTATCGTTTTAACGCTGATTGTCTTGCGCTTGGACATCATGGTGATGATCAGGTGGAAACAATGCTGATGGCATTTGTACGATCGGCAGATCCGGCATCAATTTCGGGTATTCCTGTTACGCGACGTTTTGCGGGAGGGGTGATTGTCCGGCCATTTCTTTGTTTGACAAAAGATGAGCTGGAGATGTATTGCAGGCAGCATCAAATAGCACCAAGGCGGGATCCTTCCAATGAGGAAACAATTTACACGAGAAACTTTTTTCGAAAACAACTGCTTCCGTTATTTAAAGAAAGAAATCGCAATATACATAATACCGTACAGCATTTAAGTGAAGCACTACAGGAAGATGAGCACTTTTTGACCGATGAGGCAGCGAAGATGGTACAGGAGATCGTGAATGTTGACAGGAAAAATAGGAAAGTCACGTTTCAAAGCACGGAATTTTCCGCATTTCCCCATTCTTTACAAAGACGTGCCTATCATCTAATATTAAATTATCTATATGAAAAATTACCCAAAAATCTGTCGTATGTGCATGAAAGGAAATTTTTCGACTTACTGGCTAAATCATCCGGAAATACACAAATCGATTTTCCTGACAATCTGAAATTAAAGAAAATGTACAAGACATTTGTTTTCAGTTTTGGAGACAATAATAAGAACCCGACACTATCTCCGACAACAATCGAAATTCCGGGAAAGATAAACTGGTATGGCGGGAAAGTGACAGCATTTTACACCGAAATTCCCGATGAAAGATCCGATATGTGTTATGCATGTGGCAGTGAAGAGGTTGCTTTGCCATTACATATTCGAACACGCCGGGATGGAGACAGAATGTACTGGCGGGGACTGCAGGGAAGCAAGAAATTAAAAGATATTTTTATCGATGCAAAAGTGCCGCTGCCGGAACGGGATACGTGGCCCGTAATTGTCGATGATAACGGAGCAGTTCTATGGCTTGTTGGGCTTAAGAAAGGTATTCCCGCTCGGCAATTGGAGAATAATGACACATATATTCAGCTGGTTTTTCGAAGATAA